Proteins from a genomic interval of Neodiprion lecontei isolate iyNeoLeco1 chromosome 2, iyNeoLeco1.1, whole genome shotgun sequence:
- the LOC107225547 gene encoding cytochrome P450 4C1 isoform X4, with protein MFNSRDLQHDKSISGPKDSTQTMADLTVGCFIAEALFITGLICILTYHLRRLKLYIKASKFRGPPTIPIIGNAHHFIGNNGEIVQKLIDLSDSYPSPYRIWLGPELLIMVSHPEDVKKIVGSDKTIEKSPLYRFFRPWLGNGLFTAPTAIWRIHRKLIGPTFNLKILESFVSVFAAQSSIMVKKMETELNGGEFVIFKYVSLCAMDIICETAMGVSMGAQSNNSGDYIETVEKTFAIIYQRVFKAWLQYDAIFYRTRLGREQKKCLNVLHDFTNNVIRRKKEALLRKRDNRDATTDHKYDEDDSLPPRRKAYLDLLMELTDNQMKFTDQELREEVDTMIVAGHDTTSNMICSVLLMLASHPDVQEKAYRELEEIYGSSKVEERCVTHEDLSRMGYLERVIKETMRVFPIAATVSRAVTEDFDVGEYTLPKGSIVGIDIIKMHRSEEFWPDPFVFDPDRFLPQEIAKRHSCVYLPFSAGPRNCIGSRFAMMEMKTVLATILRRYIIKKDKITPIADIKLKSDVILKAADPIKLRIKERT; from the exons ATGTTTAACTCACGGGATCTCCAGCACGACAAATCAATCAGCGG ACCTAAAGACTCGACCCAAACAATGGCTGATTTAACTGTTGGCTGTTTCATCGCTGAAGCTCTATTTATCACTGGATTAATTTGCATATTGACGTACCATCTGAGGCGACTTAAGCTGTACATAAAAGCTTCAAAATTTCGTGGTCCTCCGACGATTCCAATCATTGGAAATGCGCATCATTTTATCGGAAATAACGGAG AAATAGTGCAGAAGTTGATTGATCTCTCAGATTCCTATCCTTCGCCCTATCGAATTTGGCTCGGACCAGAATTGCTGATTATGGTCTCTCATCCCGAAGATGTCAAA AAAATAGTTGGCAGTGACAAAACCATCGAGAAATCGCCACTGTATCGATTCTTTCGGCCGTGGCTAGGAAACGGTTTGTTCACAGCTCCCA CGGCAATATGGCGCATTCATCGGAAACTCATCGGGCCAacgtttaatttgaaaattctcgaATCATTTGTAAGCGTTTTTGCGGCCCAATCAAGtataatggtaaaaaaaatggagacCGAATTAAATGGAGGTGAATTCGTCATTTTCAAATACGTATCGCTGTGTGCAATGGACATAATTTGCG AAACTGCTATGGGCGTAAGCATGGGAGCCCAGAGTAACAACAGCGGTGATTACATAGAAACAGTTGAAAA AACGTTTGCAATTATCTATCAAAGAGTTTTCAAAGCGTGGCTGCAGTATGATGCGATCTTCTACCGTACTCGACTTGgtagagaacaaaaaaaatgtttaaacgTCTTACATGATTTTACTAATAAC GTGATCCGTAGGAAGAAAGAAGCTTTGCTGAGAAAACGTGATAATCGGGATGCTACGACTGATCATAAATATGACGAGG ACGATTCACTGCCACCCCGAAGAAAAGCTTATTTGGATCTGCTAATGGAGTTGACTGATAACCAGATGAAATTCACCGATCAAGAATTACGTGAAGAAGTAGACACGATGATTGTTGCG GGACACGACACAACGTCGAATATGATCTGTTCGGTCTTGTTGATGCTGGCTTCTCATCCGGATGTGCAG GAAAAAGCTTACCGCGAACTCGAGGAAATATACGGAAGTAGCAAAGTCGAAGAGCGCTGCGTGACCCACGAGGATTTGTCACGTATGGGATACTTGGAGCGTGTGATAAAGGAAACGATGCGCGTATTTCCAATTGCCGCTACGGTGTCCCGAGCAGTTACGGAAGATTTTGATGTCG GTGAATACACATTACCGAAAGGAAGCATAGTCGGTATAGACATTATAAAAATGCATAGGAGCGAAGAATTCTGGCCTGACCCGTTCGTGTTTGATCCGGACCGATTTTTGCCTCAAGAAATCGCCAAACGACATTCTTGCGTTTATCTTCCGTTCAGTGCAGGGCCACGAAATTGCATAG GTTCGAGATTCGCTATGATGGAAATGAAGACTGTTTTAGCAACGATTCTTCGCAGATATATCATCAAGAAAGATAAAATCACACCAATAGCCGATATCAAGTTGAAATCGGATGTGATACTGAAGGCGGCTGATCCAATCAAACTACGAATCAAGGAGAGAACGTGA
- the LOC107225547 gene encoding cytochrome P450 4C1 isoform X5 yields the protein MMKNIVSHNFLPKDSTQTMADLTVGCFIAEALFITGLICILTYHLRRLKLYIKASKFRGPPTIPIIGNAHHFIGNNGEIVQKLIDLSDSYPSPYRIWLGPELLIMVSHPEDVKKIVGSDKTIEKSPLYRFFRPWLGNGLFTAPTAIWRIHRKLIGPTFNLKILESFVSVFAAQSSIMVKKMETELNGGEFVIFKYVSLCAMDIICETAMGVSMGAQSNNSGDYIETVEKTFAIIYQRVFKAWLQYDAIFYRTRLGREQKKCLNVLHDFTNNVIRRKKEALLRKRDNRDATTDHKYDEDDSLPPRRKAYLDLLMELTDNQMKFTDQELREEVDTMIVAGHDTTSNMICSVLLMLASHPDVQEKAYRELEEIYGSSKVEERCVTHEDLSRMGYLERVIKETMRVFPIAATVSRAVTEDFDVGEYTLPKGSIVGIDIIKMHRSEEFWPDPFVFDPDRFLPQEIAKRHSCVYLPFSAGPRNCIGSRFAMMEMKTVLATILRRYIIKKDKITPIADIKLKSDVILKAADPIKLRIKERT from the exons atgatgaaaaatattgtttcccACAATTTCCT ACCTAAAGACTCGACCCAAACAATGGCTGATTTAACTGTTGGCTGTTTCATCGCTGAAGCTCTATTTATCACTGGATTAATTTGCATATTGACGTACCATCTGAGGCGACTTAAGCTGTACATAAAAGCTTCAAAATTTCGTGGTCCTCCGACGATTCCAATCATTGGAAATGCGCATCATTTTATCGGAAATAACGGAG AAATAGTGCAGAAGTTGATTGATCTCTCAGATTCCTATCCTTCGCCCTATCGAATTTGGCTCGGACCAGAATTGCTGATTATGGTCTCTCATCCCGAAGATGTCAAA AAAATAGTTGGCAGTGACAAAACCATCGAGAAATCGCCACTGTATCGATTCTTTCGGCCGTGGCTAGGAAACGGTTTGTTCACAGCTCCCA CGGCAATATGGCGCATTCATCGGAAACTCATCGGGCCAacgtttaatttgaaaattctcgaATCATTTGTAAGCGTTTTTGCGGCCCAATCAAGtataatggtaaaaaaaatggagacCGAATTAAATGGAGGTGAATTCGTCATTTTCAAATACGTATCGCTGTGTGCAATGGACATAATTTGCG AAACTGCTATGGGCGTAAGCATGGGAGCCCAGAGTAACAACAGCGGTGATTACATAGAAACAGTTGAAAA AACGTTTGCAATTATCTATCAAAGAGTTTTCAAAGCGTGGCTGCAGTATGATGCGATCTTCTACCGTACTCGACTTGgtagagaacaaaaaaaatgtttaaacgTCTTACATGATTTTACTAATAAC GTGATCCGTAGGAAGAAAGAAGCTTTGCTGAGAAAACGTGATAATCGGGATGCTACGACTGATCATAAATATGACGAGG ACGATTCACTGCCACCCCGAAGAAAAGCTTATTTGGATCTGCTAATGGAGTTGACTGATAACCAGATGAAATTCACCGATCAAGAATTACGTGAAGAAGTAGACACGATGATTGTTGCG GGACACGACACAACGTCGAATATGATCTGTTCGGTCTTGTTGATGCTGGCTTCTCATCCGGATGTGCAG GAAAAAGCTTACCGCGAACTCGAGGAAATATACGGAAGTAGCAAAGTCGAAGAGCGCTGCGTGACCCACGAGGATTTGTCACGTATGGGATACTTGGAGCGTGTGATAAAGGAAACGATGCGCGTATTTCCAATTGCCGCTACGGTGTCCCGAGCAGTTACGGAAGATTTTGATGTCG GTGAATACACATTACCGAAAGGAAGCATAGTCGGTATAGACATTATAAAAATGCATAGGAGCGAAGAATTCTGGCCTGACCCGTTCGTGTTTGATCCGGACCGATTTTTGCCTCAAGAAATCGCCAAACGACATTCTTGCGTTTATCTTCCGTTCAGTGCAGGGCCACGAAATTGCATAG GTTCGAGATTCGCTATGATGGAAATGAAGACTGTTTTAGCAACGATTCTTCGCAGATATATCATCAAGAAAGATAAAATCACACCAATAGCCGATATCAAGTTGAAATCGGATGTGATACTGAAGGCGGCTGATCCAATCAAACTACGAATCAAGGAGAGAACGTGA